From the genome of Symphalangus syndactylus isolate Jambi chromosome 13, NHGRI_mSymSyn1-v2.1_pri, whole genome shotgun sequence:
TCATTAAAGTCCCTAGCCCCTGTCTTGGTAGGGGGATGGTTATCTTGTTCACGGATGTTTCCAGTGCCTAGAACTGTGCCTGACTATAGTAAATACTCCGGAAACATTTACTGGGTGAATGTCTCCATCTCTAGAATGGCCAacccagtgcctggcccacaggaGGCCTCAGCAAACACTTGTTGTTCGGACAAAAGTCCAGGTCCCCTCATCCACTTGAATCCTGTTTATCCTTCAAGGGTTCTGATTCACCTTGTCCAGGGAGGTGACCCTGAGGCTGAGGCCTCTGTCCTGAACCTTCACAGCAGGCGACACACCACCCAGCACTGGGACCCTATGTGCCACCCTTCCCAACAGCCTGGGGACACCCAGTCCCACCTGCTCCATCAGGTTCAGGAACCCGGTGTCACTGAGGTCCCTAGAAGCCCACGCCCTCTCCATCTTGCACTCCAGCTCCGGGCTGGAttgtattcatattttattttcccgtttttgttttcagtttttattaaataaaacgagcagaggaagaggaaggcccCTGGTCTCCCGGGCTATGGGGGAGAGCCATGGGTCCTCCCCTCCCTCTGTTCAAGGTGCACTGCGTGCTGGGCTTGAGGTGTAagctggggagggagggcagcCGGGAAGGGTCAGCGGTCGGGACCTGTAACCCTTTCAACCCCTTCTGGAAGACTCGCTGGGCAGGGAGGGAGCCTCCTGGACCTGGACTGGGGCTTATCCCAAGGGATGAGAGCCGACAAGTCTACAGGCTCGGCCCAGGTCCCCTTCCACCCTAGGAAGAGGAAGGGGTGCCGGCGTCTATCTGCTGGAGGGTGGTCAGGCAAGGCTGTGGGACTGGGTGGCCGGCCCCTCACTCGTGGACGTCCCAGATCTCCGACAGCAGAGGTGGCAGCTTCTTGTCCTGGAGCCGCAGGGCGAAGACCTGCTCCGAGTGCACAGAGCTCAGCGTGCGCAGGCTCACCAGCTTCATGAGCATGCGCGGGAAGCGCAGCTGGTCCTGAGGGAGGAGGCAGGTGGGCGCTGGTTGAGCCCCTGCCCTGCCAGGCTTTGGGCGGCCCACCCCAACACAAAGGAAGGCCCCTCCCCGACCAGGCGTGGGAGCCAGCGTGGGGCCCGCCTCTGTGCTTGGACTAGACCTGGCTCCCAGTCCGGCAGGGTGGGGCCTGAGGAAAGACTGCGGAGGGGACGGCAGTACGGCTGGCAGAGCCCAGCCTGGACGGACCACGTGGGCCACGGGACGTAGTTGGCTCTGCGCAGAGGCTCTGGCGGGGCCCTACCTGCGGCCTCTTGATGCGTGTGTACGACAGCAGCGCCTCCACGTAGGGCTGCTGCAGCGCCTCCACGCGGCCCGGCTCCTGCACGTTGGGCCGGTCGGCCGAGAAGATGTTGATGGCGATGAGCAGGGCATACTCAGCGTCATCCAGGCCCAGCCGCCGCATAGCCCGCGAGAACTCGAAGATGGGGTTGATGAACTCCACCTGCAGACCTGCGGGGCGGGAGGCAGCCCGTGACTCAGCCTGAAACCGGGCCCCACATCCTGGCTCCTGGCGCCGCCCACAGTCTCTGGGGCCGGGAACACAGCAGTAATTACAGCGTTCTTGTCATTTCTGTCCACCTGTGCCCCGTGCCCATAAGACTGCTGGCATGTAGTAGGGGAGGGAATGAATAATGAAGGTGCATGTTTCTTCAGTATTTTCTACTATCCTATCACCACCCTCCTTTCCCACCTGGGTGGTGGCTGCAGCTTCCCCTGAGTCCTATCCTTGTCCCCTTCACAAAGGCAAAGGGAAGCTTTTAAAACCTAGGTCACATCATGTTGGTCCCAGCGCTGGCTTCCACTGCTCAAGGTAAAGCCCAAACTCATTCCCAAAACtgacttgttcattcattcatcaaatgtcACTGAGTACCTGCCACGTGCCAGGCTCCAGCACTTACATTTGAGAACCTAGGGGACAGGTCATAGACAAACACATTAGGAAGAGGCCCAGCCTGTCAGAGGGCTGTGAGTTCAGTGGAACCAGGCAGTGCAGAGAAGTGTGAAGGGCCCTGCTGAGCCACGGTTCTATTTTACACAAGGTGGGCAGGGAAGGCCGCGCTGTGGGTGACACTGGAGCAGTGACCAATCCGAAGGAGGTGAGGGATTGTGAGGGTGAACAACTGTCTGCTGTTCCCATGACTTGGGACGGGGGCTACCCAGGCCATGAGACTTTGAGTGTTAAAACTGGGAAGGTCCTGGGCAAACTAGGACCAGTTGGTCCCCCTAGTTCTGGACAGAGGAAACCAAGTACACAGGCCCTTGGCTGCAGCATGCTGGATGGGTGCCAGTAAGAGGCCAGAGTGGCTGCAGAAGGGGGAGAGGGTGGGAGCTGAGGGCAGAAAGTGAGCGAGGCCAGGTCCTAAAGGGCTTTGTGGGCCACAGAGAGGACTCTAGCTCTTCTCCCAGTGAGACAGGAGCCGTGGAGGGTTCTGAGCAGAGGGATGTGGGCAGCCTCAAGTGCTGACAGGACCCTTCTGCCTGCGCTGTCAGCAGCCCCATCAGGCAGGGGTGGAGGCAGGCGGCCCCTCAAGGGGACCCTGGCATGTTCCAGGGTGGTGGCAGAGGAGGGGCTGGGAAGGGGTAGGGTGGGATTCCCGACCTCCTCTCCACCCCATCTCCTTGTGCTCCAGTTTCCTGGGACTTCCTGTAGTTCCTCCAAACCACCAGCTCTCCCCAACCTCAGGGCCTCTGCAATCGCTGATCCCCCCTGCCAGAAACGCTTCCCTGCAGCCCTGCCCTGCTAAGCTCATACTAAAAGGGTTACTGGGACCGTCTCAGGTGGTGAAAGGGCCGGAGtaagaggaaggggagagggtggGGTTCGCACAGATGTCGGGAAATACAGAGAGGTCCCCCACAGATTGTGGGACCATGAGGGAGCGAGGCCCTGGCGCATGCTCTGCAGCACGAGCAACACTCCTCCTACCCTTTTCCTAGGTGGTGCCTCTCGCTGCCCAGGCCTTCTTCCAGAAGCCCACCCACCCAGGTCAGCGCTCTCGGAGGGCAGGAAGCGGTGCTCCCCAGACAGTAGGGAAGGCTGCCCGCTTCACAATGGACTGAGCTCCAGCCTGCCTCCCTTGGGTGAGACcatgttttggggtggggggatgctTTTCCTAATGCCCACCAAGATGCCTGATGTGGTAACAGGGTTCCTCCCATCTCAACTTCCACTGCAACCCACTGTACAGAGTCAGCACTCAATAcatgctttttttcttaaatagagaCACGGTctcctctgtcgccaggctagaatGCCAtcgcacaatcacggctcactatagcctcaagcaatctggcctcttcagcctcttgagtagctgggactagaggcatgcaccaccacacatggcacATGCACTCTTACCTCACTCTGACCTTGGCTCAACCCTCACCCCGACTTTGGAGATAAACAGAGACTCCAACAGGGATGAGTTGGCCCCAGGTCTTCCAGCCAGCAGGGGCGCCAAGCCTCCCCGAAGCCTCCCCTGGGCCCTACCTGCGCGATGGAAGTCGTCTTTGCTGTAGGTGAAGTCTTTCAAGAAGGTGATGCACTCTGTTTCGTGGTTATAGCGCCTGGCTGTCTCCAGCAGCATGATCTAAGGGCGGCAGCGGGAGGGGGGGCTCGAACCCTGCGACCCTTCAGCTGCTAGTCCCTTCCCTCCTGGCCCAAATGGGGGTCTAATCTCACCAGGATTATCCCTTGTCCCCTTCCCCTGTTCTCTCAGCCACACCAGCGTGCAGCCATCACGTGAGACAGCCCGAGCTCTTTCTCCACTTCAGGCTTCCGCACATGCTGCATCCCCATCTCCTTAGGATACTCGTTCCCCAGGTGAGCACAAGGTATGGGGCAGGGGGTTTGATCTGCTTTGTTCTTTGCCCCATATGCCAACACTTGGAATAGAGCCTGGCATACTGCAGGCGCTCAATACTTACATGTTATCCCTACTTTGATTCAAATGCTAACTCCTCTGAAAAGACTTTTTGGCAACTTTTCTCTAAAATAGCCCCTCTGGCCTGATCCTCAATTTTCTCAGCCTCAGACACTATTTCTTCTCTCCTTGGCTCATGGAAGACTCTATTCGCCGTGGAATGTCATCCTACAAGGGCAAGGACTGGTCTTGCTTAACTCTACTCCCAGCATCTGTCCTGGAGCTATCTCTGGGGTTCCTTGGGGGCAGATGGACGATTACCTCGATAGTGGATGCCTTCAAGAGGGCGATCTGGTCCTCCCGGCCCAGCTGCAGGAAACCAGGCACTTGCTTGGCGAAGTCCACGATCTCCTGGACTGAGATGATGGCCAGCTCCGTGAAGTGGGCGAAGCGTTGCTGGCGGGCATCTCGGGACTGGGGGTCTGCGCCCAGGGGCCAGGGCTGGGACACAGGAGACCAGAGTCACTCCCAGGTCTTTGTGAGCCTAAGTCTGGGCGGCCA
Proteins encoded in this window:
- the NR1H2 gene encoding oxysterols receptor LXR-beta isoform X2 codes for the protein MSSPTTSSLDTPLPGNGPPQPGAPSSSPTVKEEGPEPWPGGPDPDVPGTDEAGSACSADWGVLSEEQIRKKKIRKQQQQQSQSQSQSPAGPQGSSSSASGPGASPGGSEAGSQGSGEGEGVQLTAAQELMIQQLVAAQLQCNKRSFSDQPKVTPWPLGADPQSRDARQQRFAHFTELAIISVQEIVDFAKQVPGFLQLGREDQIALLKASTIEIMLLETARRYNHETECITFLKDFTYSKDDFHRAGLQVEFINPIFEFSRAMRRLGLDDAEYALLIAINIFSADRPNVQEPGRVEALQQPYVEALLSYTRIKRPQDQLRFPRMLMKLVSLRTLSSVHSEQVFALRLQDKKLPPLLSEIWDVHE